One window of the Bacillota bacterium genome contains the following:
- a CDS encoding Hsp20/alpha crystallin family protein, which translates to MPDLIPWNPWRELAEFADAFERFWGHRFPRRRGEGWFSGGPWLPAVDVYDRGDSIVVKAEIPGVDKDEVSLTLTDDALTISGETRRDEEVKDKDYYRRERTYGSFTRTIPLPAPVRREGAKATFKNGVLEVVLPKARGAESRGTQIQIE; encoded by the coding sequence ATGCCTGATTTGATACCATGGAATCCGTGGAGGGAGCTGGCAGAGTTCGCAGACGCCTTTGAACGCTTCTGGGGCCATAGGTTCCCAAGGCGCCGGGGAGAGGGTTGGTTCTCCGGGGGGCCATGGCTCCCGGCGGTTGATGTGTACGACCGAGGAGATTCGATAGTAGTAAAGGCTGAGATACCAGGGGTGGATAAAGATGAGGTCAGCCTCACCCTGACCGATGATGCCCTTACCATTAGCGGTGAAACCCGCCGCGATGAAGAAGTCAAGGACAAGGATTACTACCGCCGCGAACGGACTTACGGGAGCTTCACCCGGACAATCCCACTCCCGGCGCCAGTGCGGAGGGAAGGCGCCAAAGCGACCTTCAAGAATGGGGTCTTGGAAGTGGTCCTGCCAAAGGCCCGAGGCGCCGAATCACGTGGCACGCAGATCCAAATAGAATAG